Proteins found in one Candidatus Kaelpia aquatica genomic segment:
- a CDS encoding SIMPL domain-containing protein (The SIMPL domain is named for its presence in mouse protein SIMPL (signalling molecule that associates with mouse pelle-like kinase). Bacterial member BP26, from Brucella, was shown to assemble into a channel-like structure, while YggE from E. coli has been associated with resistance to oxidative stress.), with protein MKGIGELKNIQIIILGLCIVCATVFSTVILSKGVIQVKKLTEEIIEVSGSAEKDIVSDYIVWTSELRRRDIELKDAYAQLKDDLKKVKAYLLSKGIKDGEIVVSQVKNVTLYKKTEEGHNTNEIEGYLVAQEIEVRSYDVNKITDISRQSTELLDQGIQFMSDAPEYFYTSLSDLKIEMLARATENAKERAVRIAASTGSKIGVIRSAKMGTFQINPINSYDVSWYGNHDTSSLEKKVIAIVHAKFGVE; from the coding sequence TAGGGCTATGTATTGTTTGCGCCACGGTATTTTCAACAGTGATATTATCAAAAGGTGTTATTCAAGTAAAGAAACTTACTGAAGAGATAATCGAAGTATCGGGTTCGGCTGAAAAAGATATAGTATCTGATTATATAGTTTGGACTTCTGAGTTGAGAAGACGTGATATAGAGCTAAAGGATGCTTATGCACAGCTTAAAGATGATCTTAAAAAGGTAAAAGCATACCTATTGTCAAAAGGTATTAAAGATGGCGAGATAGTAGTCTCACAGGTTAAGAATGTTACTCTCTACAAGAAAACAGAAGAAGGGCACAACACTAATGAGATAGAAGGCTATTTAGTGGCTCAAGAGATTGAAGTAAGGTCATACGATGTTAATAAGATAACTGATATCTCCCGTCAGTCTACGGAGCTCTTGGATCAGGGTATACAGTTTATGTCAGATGCTCCTGAGTATTTTTATACAAGTCTATCAGATCTTAAGATTGAGATGTTGGCTCGTGCTACAGAGAATGCTAAAGAGAGGGCTGTAAGAATAGCAGCTTCAACAGGAAGTAAGATAGGTGTAATACGTTCAGCAAAGATGGGGACATTCCAGATAAACCCCATAAACTCCTATGATGTATCCTGGTATGGCAATCATGATACCTCATCCTTAGAAAAGAAAGTTATAGCCATAGTCCATGCTAAATTTGGGGTAGAATAA